From Pseudorasbora parva isolate DD20220531a chromosome 25, ASM2467924v1, whole genome shotgun sequence, one genomic window encodes:
- the dbx1b gene encoding homeobox protein DBX1-B, giving the protein MMLPSVIAPPAMYPNFLRPSAALSLPPNLHSAFAAHSSFLVEDLLRISRPATFMHRSIPSPSASPPATGATTLNNSSAVHVAMSTSLPKRSSSPQTSISNDPNYLKFGVNAILASTTRNVSPPPSVQGMTAKTFPFPCFDGSFHPFIRASYFPASSSAVPIPGTFAWPLTARGKPRRGMLRRAVFSDVQRKALEKMFQKQKYISKPDRKKLATKLGLKDSQVKIWFQNRRMKWRNSKERELLSSGGCREQTLPTKMNPNPDLSDVGKKYESDAGLRESPRAPICHELNADLHFKSPSISIKHSDFSESEDEEITVS; this is encoded by the exons ATGATGTTGCCAAGTGTTATTGCGCCACCTGCTATGTATCCGAACTTTCTGCGGCCCTCGGCGGCTCTTTCCTTGCCTCCCAATTTACATTCGGCGTTCGCCGCGCACTCGAGTTTCCTGGTGGAGGACCTGTTGCGGATCAGCAGACCTGCCACCTTCATGCACAGGAGCATCCCGTCCCCAAGTGCATCTCCTCCAGCGACAGGAGCCACAACTCTGAACAACTCCTCCGCAGTCCACGTCGCCATGTCTACGTCTTTGCCAAAAAGATCAAGCTCTCCACAAACATCAATTTCCAACGACCCAAATTACTTGAAGTTTGGAGTCAATGCGATTCTCGCGTCAACAACACGAAACG TTTCACCACCACCTTCAGTGCAAGGGATGACTGCGAAAACATTCCCGTTCCCATGTTTTGACGGCTCATTCCACCCATTCATCAGAGCATCATATTTCCCAG CATCGTCCTCAGCAGTGCCCATTCCCGGTACTTTCGCTTGGCCACTCACGGCTCGAGGGAAGCCAAGGAGAGGAATGCTTCGACGGGCAGTCTTCTCTGACGTGCAGCGAAAAGCATTGGAAAAGATGTTTCAGAAACAGAAGTACATCAGCAAACCAGACAGAAAGAAATTGGCAACGAAACTTGGCCTCAAAGACTCTCAG GTAAAAATTTGGTTCCAGAACCGAAGAATGAAATGGCGCAATTCCAAAGAAAGAGAACTCCTGTCGTCGGGAGGCTGCAGGGAACAAACATTGCCGACGAAAATGAACCCCAACCCTGACCTGAGCGACGTTGGAAAAAAGTACGAAAGTGACGCGGGTCTAAGAGAAAGCCCGCGCGCGCCTATCTGTCACGAGCTCAACGCAGATTTACATTTCAAGTCGCCTTCCATTTCTATCAAGCACTCAGACTTCTCAGAATCAGAGGACGAGGAAATAACCGTGTCATAA